The Apium graveolens cultivar Ventura chromosome 6, ASM990537v1, whole genome shotgun sequence genome contains a region encoding:
- the LOC141667599 gene encoding F-box/FBD/LRR-repeat protein At1g13570-like isoform X2, which produces MASAAKTRRLCRGTAVDRLSNLPGNVIDLILEPLPVRDIARMSIFSKRWRDVLVLHPHLVFDDLFFEPLLSKKDSEKDTQAQVSEISRIISNILLVHTGPISTFHLFIPQDLPLHRCVDTDFWIRNISNRVQKLKLLNKPFTMYKIPLYLFSCLKLTHLHLTNCILNPPLRFRGFCNLLSVELEDVVIRADMSFGTQLEKLELTVCTGIKHLGCQFTYKNNLTRLIITDCGEFDFEWFECIQKVEFLAVRGVLNSRNELINWNKLFANFPRINTLGIDGFFLEDCEVSSSDEADLLDFMAFSADMILEKLEIVEIRGVVGSRAELQLIKLLLACTPRLRRIELEKDITVDAKEELRISRELLQIPRASTSSQIIWN; this is translated from the exons ATGGCCAGTGCTGCTAAAACAAGGCGACTATGTCGTGGAACCGCAGTTGATAGACTTAGCAACTTACCCGGTAACGTAATAGACCTCATTCTAGAACCCTTGCCTGTTCGTGATATAGCAAGAATGAGTATTTTCTCGAAAAGATGGAGGGATGTATTGGTACTGCACCCACACCTAGTTTTTGATGACCTATTTTTCGAACCACTGCTTTCTAAGAAGGATTCAGAGAAGGATACACAAGCTCAAGTGTCTGAAATTTCAAGAATCATTAGTAATATTCTTTTAGTTCATACTGGCCCCATTTCAACGTTTCATCTTTTTATTCCCCAAGATTTGCCTCTTCATCGTTGTGTAGACACAGATTTTTGGATTAGAAATATTTCAAACCGGGTTCAGAAATTGAAGCTTCTCAATAAACCTTTCACTATGTACAAAATACCCTTATATTTGTTTTCGTGCTTGAAGTTGACTCATTTGCACCTCACTAACTGTATACTGAATCCACCCCTTAGATTTAGAGGTTTTTGTAATCTACTAAGTGTTGAACTTGAAGATGTTGTAATTCGTGCTGACATGTCATTTGGGACTCAACTTGAAAAACTGGAATTGACGGTTTGCACCGGGATTAAACATTTGGGATGTCAATTTACATACAAAAACAATCTCACTCGCTTGATAATCACTGATTGTGGGGAATTTGATTTCGAATGGTTTGAGTGCATCCAAAAGGTGGAATTTCTTGCAGTTAGAGGAGTTTTAAATTCCAGGAATGAATTAATCAACTGGAACAAGCTATTTGCCAATTTTCCTAGAATCAATACTCTTGGCATCGATGGCTTTTTTCTCGAG GACTGTGAAGTAAGTAGCAGTGATGAAGCGGACTTGTTGGACTTTATGGCATTTTCGGCCGACATGATTTTAGAGAAACTTGAAATTGTGGAAATACGCGGGGTGGTTGGTTCAAGGGCCGAGTTGCAGCTCATAAAGCTGTTGCTTGCATGTACCCCTAGGCTTAGAAGGATTGAACTTGAGAAGGACATCACAGTTGATGCTAAAGAAGAGCTGAGGATTTCGCGAGAGTTGCTGCAGATACCAAGAGCATCCACATCTTCACAGATAATATGGAATTAA
- the LOC141667599 gene encoding F-box/FBD/LRR-repeat protein At1g13570-like isoform X1, producing MASAAKTRRLCRGTAVDRLSNLPGNVIDLILEPLPVRDIARMSIFSKRWRDVLVLHPHLVFDDLFFEPLLSKKDSEKDTQAQVSEISRIISNILLVHTGPISTFHLFIPQDLPLHRCVDTDFWIRNISNRVQKLKLLNKPFTMYKIPLYLFSCLKLTHLHLTNCILNPPLRFRGFCNLLSVELEDVVIRADMSFGTQLEKLELTVCTGIKHLGCQFTYKNNLTRLIITDCGEFDFEWFECIQKVEFLAVRGVLNSRNELINWNKLFANFPRINTLGIDGFFLESVEPGAAVLERPITTLEKYLVFVRFDEMVHVQHNFCLIKSFPNLRHLYIVQDCEVSSSDEADLLDFMAFSADMILEKLEIVEIRGVVGSRAELQLIKLLLACTPRLRRIELEKDITVDAKEELRISRELLQIPRASTSSQIIWN from the exons ATGGCCAGTGCTGCTAAAACAAGGCGACTATGTCGTGGAACCGCAGTTGATAGACTTAGCAACTTACCCGGTAACGTAATAGACCTCATTCTAGAACCCTTGCCTGTTCGTGATATAGCAAGAATGAGTATTTTCTCGAAAAGATGGAGGGATGTATTGGTACTGCACCCACACCTAGTTTTTGATGACCTATTTTTCGAACCACTGCTTTCTAAGAAGGATTCAGAGAAGGATACACAAGCTCAAGTGTCTGAAATTTCAAGAATCATTAGTAATATTCTTTTAGTTCATACTGGCCCCATTTCAACGTTTCATCTTTTTATTCCCCAAGATTTGCCTCTTCATCGTTGTGTAGACACAGATTTTTGGATTAGAAATATTTCAAACCGGGTTCAGAAATTGAAGCTTCTCAATAAACCTTTCACTATGTACAAAATACCCTTATATTTGTTTTCGTGCTTGAAGTTGACTCATTTGCACCTCACTAACTGTATACTGAATCCACCCCTTAGATTTAGAGGTTTTTGTAATCTACTAAGTGTTGAACTTGAAGATGTTGTAATTCGTGCTGACATGTCATTTGGGACTCAACTTGAAAAACTGGAATTGACGGTTTGCACCGGGATTAAACATTTGGGATGTCAATTTACATACAAAAACAATCTCACTCGCTTGATAATCACTGATTGTGGGGAATTTGATTTCGAATGGTTTGAGTGCATCCAAAAGGTGGAATTTCTTGCAGTTAGAGGAGTTTTAAATTCCAGGAATGAATTAATCAACTGGAACAAGCTATTTGCCAATTTTCCTAGAATCAATACTCTTGGCATCGATGGCTTTTTTCTCGAG tCTGTGGAACCAGGTGCAGCTGTTTTGGAGAGGCCTATAACAACATTGGAGAAGTACCTTGTTTTTGTTAGATTTGATGAAATGGTTCATGTGCAACATAATTTTTGCTTGATCAAAAGTTTTCCCAACCTACGACATCTTTACATAGTACAG GACTGTGAAGTAAGTAGCAGTGATGAAGCGGACTTGTTGGACTTTATGGCATTTTCGGCCGACATGATTTTAGAGAAACTTGAAATTGTGGAAATACGCGGGGTGGTTGGTTCAAGGGCCGAGTTGCAGCTCATAAAGCTGTTGCTTGCATGTACCCCTAGGCTTAGAAGGATTGAACTTGAGAAGGACATCACAGTTGATGCTAAAGAAGAGCTGAGGATTTCGCGAGAGTTGCTGCAGATACCAAGAGCATCCACATCTTCACAGATAATATGGAATTAA